A window of Corticium candelabrum chromosome 3, ooCorCand1.1, whole genome shotgun sequence contains these coding sequences:
- the LOC134176979 gene encoding uncharacterized protein K02A2.6-like, which translates to MAVAKAGRAPKEFVPDYGHNVASEFELWLEDANDYMTICKVTDPAEKRSLFLNLAGLSIRRVVKGLAIPDVVGEEGDPYKAMTDAVLAHFRPSVNTTSERHKFRQLKQQGQETVTAFVGRLRAKVEACEFESTRVDTIVNGQIRDQLIVGLRDNDIRRELLKESQLTLAQAVSKAVACESSIADSSLYEEVPPPSLANKVSQSNPLSKGNAGKCRYCGCHHTRGKQHCPAAESQCSHCHKMGHFAAVCFRKTKMAVARAVDQEGLGLEADEQTNRVTEDYDTVYKTGSGQQSKHFTRTLTVNGKRCRGLLDTGATRTLITADVVAATRPSHTVLTAYDGTPVTTLGVADVTISSGNKSCTCTCFVVPTEQTVLFGQDVIIQLQLLSVADVNVVKVRPVDITVDPKATPVALPPRRHAFSLREAIEAEIKRLEERGVIESVQEATPWVSPLVPTRKANGTLRLCVDYRRLNKAIIRERHMLPTLEEITAKLEGAKVFSVLDAESGFHQIPLALDSRPYTTFASHCGLYRFKRLPFGISSAPETFQRVVSDILHGTEGVMVYIDDILVFGTSQEEHDRRLELVLRRLSNANLRLNWEKCQLRQTQVKYLGHWLTGQGIGPDADKLRAIQDMPYPTSVTDLRRFLGLATYLGKFIPRLSQITDCLRRIAKQEPFVANAELKNAYDTAKRSIATALQKLAYFRPSSLVPTAISSDA; encoded by the coding sequence CTAAAGAGTTTGTTCCTGATTATGGACACAACGTCGCCAGTGAGTTCGAACTGTGGCTAGAAGACGCTAATGATTATATGACTATATGCAAAGTGACAGACCCCGCAGAGAAGAGAAGCCTCTTTCTGAACTTGGCTGGACTGAGTATCAGACGAGTCGTAAAAGGACTGGCTATCCCGGATGTGGTAGGAGAAGAGGGAGATCCATACAAAGCAATGACTGACGCAGTCCTAGCGCACTTCCGTCCATCCGTGAATACAACGTCTGAGCGACACAAGTTCCGCCAATTAAAACAACAAGGCCAAGAGACCGTGACAGCGTTCGTAGGACGCCTACGAGCCAAGGTAGAAGCATGTGAGTTTGAATCAACGCGGGTAGACACGATAGTGAACGGACAGATTCGAGACCAACTGATTGTTGGGCTAAGAGATAACGATATTCGAAGGGAACTACTGAAAGAGTCACAACTCACCTTGGCTCAAGCAGTGTCAAAAGCGGTGGCATGTGAGTCATCTATAGCTGACAGCTCCCTGTATGAGGAAGTTCCACCGCCAAGCCTAGCAAACAAAGTGAGTCAATCAAATCCATTGAGTAAAGGAAATGCTGGGAAGTGCAGATACTGTGGTTGCCACCATACTAGAGGGAAACAACATTGCCCGGCCGCAGAGAGTCAGTGCTCCCACTGTCACAAGATGGGGCACTTTGCTGCCGTGTGTTTCCGTAAGACCAAGATGGCAGTGGCACGTGCAGTGGACCAAGAAGGACTCGGCCTAGAAgcggatgaacagacaaatcgGGTGACTGAGGATTACGACACGGTGTACAAGACAGGGAGTGGGCAACAGTCGAAACACTTCACAAGGACACTAACAGTCAACGGAAAACGTTGCAGAGGCCTGCTGGACACGGGGGCAACGAGAACCCTCATCACCGCAGACGTAGTGGCAGCAACACGACCAAGCCACACAGTTCTTACGGCCTATGACGGCACGCCGGTCACAACACTCGGAGTAGCAGATGTGACCATATCGTCCGGCAACAAGTcttgcacatgcacgtgcttTGTGGTCCCAACAGAACAAACTGTACTCTTCGGCCAAGACGTTATCATacagctgcagttgttgtcAGTTGCGGACGTGAATGTAGTCAAAGTCAGACCGGTGGACATCACCGTCGATCCCAAGGCAACGCCGGTCGCTCTTCCTCCCAGGCGCCATGCCTTCAGTCTACGAGAAGCTATCGAAGCGGAGATCAAGAGGCTGGAAGAACGCGGTGTGATCGAGTCAGTTCAGGAAGCCACACCGTGGGTATCGCCGCTAGTACCAACAAGGAAGGCGAACGGCACGCTAAGACTGTGCGTGGACTACAGACGTCTGAACAAAGCCATCATACGGGAGAGGCATATGTTGCCTACATTAGAGGAGATAACGGCAAAGCTGGAAGGAGCTAAAGTATTCTCCGTTCTAGACGCTGAGTCTGGCTTCCATCAGATCCCGCTGGCCCTGGATTCTCGCCCATACACCACGTTCGCATCCCATTGTGGCCTCTACCGATTTAAACGACTCCCATTCGGGATAAGCAGCGCCCCAGAGACCTTTCAACGCGTGGTCAGTGACATCCTGCACGGCACAGAGGGAGTGATGGTCTATATCGACGACATTCTCGTTTTCGGCACATCTCAGGAAGAGCACGACAGAAGGCTTGAATTGGTACTGCGGCGCCTGAGCAACGCCAATTTGAGGCTCAACTGGGAAAAATGCCAGCTTCGACAGACTCAAGTCAAATATCTGGGCCATTGGCTAACCGGACAAGGAATAGGACCAGACGCAGACAAGTTGAGGGCCATTCAGGATATGCCCTATCCCACGTCAGTTACGGATTTACGGCGTTTCCTTGGCCTAGCCACCTACCTAGGCAAATTTATTCCCCGCCTCTCACAAATCACAGATTGTTTACGTCGAATTGCCAAGCAGGAGCCATTCGTAGCCAACGCGGAGTTGAAGAACGCCTACGACACAGCAAAGAGGAGTATTGCCACAGCCTTGCAAAAGCTCGCATATTTCCGACCCTCCAGCTTGGTTCCAACGGCTATCAGTAGCGATGCTTGA